A stretch of the Deltaproteobacteria bacterium genome encodes the following:
- a CDS encoding alpha/beta hydrolase translates to MKHALQFALILAILVFSGAPRVALAQALKPFKDDLYSLKSRKVLEARDGGAYKRYVFGDQDVNGRDKVAGKVAKDNRVDLGVLKSQRVVNIQRDGGAQIEAYEVGEPKNASFAVVFVHGAGGNKDIGANDVSFGGNFNRLKNIVSTNGGVYYSPTVGANADVNTLITHIRTQSPNARVILVCGSAGAFACWDSAKNPKTSQALAGLVFLGGTDTLPGIENSTIAASRLPIIFSHGSKDPIVPPTDYIDHYTSLKKMDPKYPVQMQVFEGGKHGTPIRMIDYKESLEWLFAEHAKRPITPASVGTTKKVEVKK, encoded by the coding sequence ATGAAACATGCTCTTCAGTTCGCGCTTATTTTAGCAATCCTGGTATTCAGTGGAGCCCCGCGTGTAGCGTTGGCTCAAGCTTTGAAGCCATTCAAAGACGATTTGTACTCGCTAAAGAGTCGCAAGGTGCTAGAGGCTCGTGATGGAGGAGCGTACAAGCGCTATGTCTTTGGCGACCAAGACGTTAATGGGCGTGACAAAGTTGCGGGTAAGGTTGCGAAAGATAATCGCGTTGACCTTGGTGTTCTGAAGTCGCAGCGAGTTGTGAATATTCAGCGCGATGGCGGGGCACAAATCGAAGCCTATGAGGTTGGTGAGCCTAAGAACGCTAGTTTTGCCGTTGTGTTTGTTCACGGTGCAGGCGGAAACAAAGACATCGGCGCAAACGATGTAAGTTTTGGTGGAAATTTTAACCGTCTCAAAAATATCGTCAGCACAAATGGTGGAGTTTACTACAGTCCGACGGTTGGTGCGAATGCCGACGTCAACACGCTGATTACGCACATACGAACCCAGTCACCAAATGCGAGAGTGATTCTTGTGTGCGGATCTGCCGGAGCCTTCGCCTGCTGGGACTCGGCAAAAAACCCTAAAACGAGTCAAGCATTAGCGGGCCTGGTTTTTTTAGGCGGTACAGACACGCTTCCTGGAATCGAAAATTCGACCATCGCTGCGTCGCGCCTGCCGATTATTTTTTCGCACGGATCTAAGGACCCAATCGTTCCGCCAACGGACTATATTGACCACTACACGTCCTTAAAAAAAATGGATCCGAAGTATCCGGTGCAAATGCAGGTTTTTGAAGGTGGAAAACATGGAACTCCGATCCGGATGATTGACTACAAGGAATCGCTAGAGTGGCTCTTTGCGGAGCACGCGAAGCGGCCTATAACACCTGCGTCTGTCGGAACCACCAAAAAAGTTGAAGTTAAAAAGTGA